Proteins from a genomic interval of Dama dama isolate Ldn47 chromosome 1, ASM3311817v1, whole genome shotgun sequence:
- the LOC133053664 gene encoding olfactory receptor 52N2-like, translating to MSGANISSLTPEFFILNGVPGLEAAHIWISLPFCFMYVIAVVGNCGLIYLIGHEEALHRPMYYFLALLSFTDVTLCTTTVPNMLCIFWFNRKEIDFNGCLAQMFFVHMLTGMESGVLMLMALDRYVAICYPLRYATILTSAVIAKAGLATFLRGVMLIFPFTFLTKRLPYCRGNFIPHTYCDHMSVAKVSCGKVKVNAIYGLLAALLIGGFDMFCISMSYTLILRAVVSLSSADARHKAFSTCTSHICAIVITYVPALFTIFTHRFGENNIPPHVHIIIANLYLMLPPTLNPIVYGVKTKQIREGVIKLLFKEKDIFAMK from the coding sequence ATGTCTGGAGCCAATATTTCCAGCCTGACACCAGAATTCTTTATCTTGAATGGTGTTCCTGGGCTGGAAGCTGCACACATCTGGATCTCCCTGCCATTCTGCTTCATGTACGTCATTGCTGTTGTGGGCAACTGTGGACTCATCTACCTCATCGGCCATGAGGAGGCCCTGCATCGCCCCATGTACTACTTTCTGGCCCTGCTCTCCTTCACGGACGTCACCCTGTGCACCACCACGGTACCCAACATGCTGTGCATATTCTGGTTCAACCGTAAGGAGATTGACTTCAATGGCTGCCTGGCTCAGATGTTTTTTGTCCACATGTTGACTGGGATGGAGTCTGGGGTGCTCATGCTCATGGCGCtggaccgctatgtggccatctgctaCCCCTTACGCTATGCCACCATCCTCACCAGTGCTGTCATTGCCAAGGCTGGTCTTGCCACTTTCCTGAGGGGTGTGATGCTCATCTTTCCATTCACTTTCCTTACCAAGCGCCTGCCCTATTGTCGAGGCAACTTCATCCCCCACACGTACTGTGACCACATGTCTGTGGCCAAGGTGTCCTGTGGCAAAGTCAAGGTCAATGCCATCTATGGTCTCTTGGCAGCCCTCCTGATTGGGGGCTTTGATATGTTCTGTATTTCCATGTCTTACACTCTGATCTTGCGAGCAGTGGTGAGTCTGTCTTCCGCAGATGCTCGTCACAAAGCCTTTAGCACCTGTACGTCTCACATATGTGCTATTGTCATTACATATGTTCCAGCCTTATTCACCATTTTTACTCACCGCTTTGGGGAAAACAACATTCCTCCTCATGTCCATATCATAATTGCTAATCTCTATTTGATGTTGCCTCCTACCCTGAACCCAATTGTATATGGAGTCAAGACCAAGCAGATCCGGGAAGGAGTCATCAAGTTACTTTTTAAGGAGAAAGATATCTTTGCTATGAAATAG